A single genomic interval of Camelina sativa cultivar DH55 chromosome 11, Cs, whole genome shotgun sequence harbors:
- the LOC104723996 gene encoding aconitate hydratase 2, mitochondrial isoform X2 yields the protein MYISRAAASSSRSALFSFRSYFPSSSSLRSPPVSSHLLLRRSFLTSLPRLSHCLHSKPFQIRLGSQIRAVSPVLDRLQRTFSSMASEHPFKGIFTTLPKPGGGEFGKFYSLPALNDPRIDKLPYSIRILLESAIRNCDNFQVTKEDVEKIIDWENTAPKQVEIPFKPARVLLQDFTGVPAVVDLACMRDAMNKLGSDSNKINPLVPVDLVIDHSVQVDVARSENAVQANMELEFQRNKERFAFLKWGSTAFQNMLVVPPGSGIVHQVNLEYLGRVVFNTQGLLYPDSVVGTDSHTTMIDGLGVAGWGVGGIEAEATMLGQPMSMVLPGVVGFNLSGKLRNGVTATDLVLTVTQILRKHGVVGKFVEFYGDGMSELSLADRATIANMSPEYGATMGFFPVDHVTLQYLKLTGRSDETVAMIEAYLRANNMFVDYSEPQQERVYSSYLELNLDSVEPCISGPKRPHDRVPLKEMKADWHYCLDSKVGFKGFAIPKEAQEKVAKFSFNGQPAELKHGSVVIAAITSCTNTSNPSVMLGAALVAKKACELGLQVKPWTKTSLAPGSGVVTKYLLKSGLQKFLNQQGFNIVGYGCTTCIGNSGEIDESVGAAITENDIVAAAVLSGNRNFEGRVHPLTRANYLASPPLVVAYALAGTVNIDFETEPIGKDKNGKDVFLRDIWPTTEEIAQVVQSSVLPDMFRATYESITKGNPMWNQLSVPENTLYSWDPKSTYVHEPPYFKDMTMDPPGPSSVKDAYCLLNLGDSITTDHISPAGSIHKDSPAAKFLLERGVDRKDFNSYGSRRGNDEIMARGTFANIRLVNKLLNGEVGPKTVHIPTGEKLSVFDAAMKYKAAGEATIILAGAEYGSGSSRDWAAKGPMLQGVKAVISKSFERIHRSNLVGMGIIPLCFKSGEDADSLGLTGKERYTIHLPTDISEIRPGQDVTVTTDTGKSFTCTVRFDTEVELAYFNHGGILPYVIRNLSKQ from the exons CTTCAGAGCATCCGTTCAAAGGGATCTTCACCACTCTTCCTAAGCCTGGTGGTGGCGAATTCGGAAAGTTCTACAGCTTGCCTGCTCTCAATGATCCACGTATTG ATAAGCTTCCTTACTCCATCAGGATTCTTCTTGAATCTGCGATTCGTAACTGTGACAACTTCCAAGTCACTAAGGAAGATGTTGAGAAGATCATTGACTGGGAGAACACTGCTCCTAAACAAGTCGAGATTCCTTTCAAACCCGCCCGTGTTCTTCTGCAG GACTTCACCGGAGTCCCAGCTGTTGTTGACCTTGCTTGTATGCGTGATGCTATGAATAAACTGGGAAGTGATTCCAACAAGATCAATCCGTTG GTTCCAGTGGATCTTGTGATTGACCACTCAGTTCAAGTTGATGTTGCTAGATCTGAGAATGCAGTTCAAGCCAACATGGAGCTTGAATTCCAGAGGAACAAGGAGAGATTCGCTTTCCTTAAGTGGGGTTCTACTGCTTTTCAAAACATGCTTGTTGTGCCCCCTGGTTCTGGTATTGTGCATCAG GTTAACTTGGAATATCTGGGAAGAGTTGTGTTCAATACCCAAGGTCTTCTCTACCCAGACAGTGTGGTTGGAACAGACTCGCATACAACTATGATTGATGGGTTGGGAGTTGCTGGATGGGGAGTTGGAGGCATCGAAGCTGAGGCGACAATGCTTGGCCAG CCCATGAGTATGGTATTGCCTGGTGTTGTCGGATTCAATCTTTCCGGAAAATTACGAAATGGTGTTACTGCTACTGATTTAGTTTTAACTGTGACCCAAATACTGAGGAAACATGGTGTTGTTGGCAAGTTTGTAGAGTTTTATG GTGATGGTATGAGTGAACTGTCCCTGGCTGACAGGGCCACAATTGCCAATATGTCTCCTGAGTATGGTGCAACCATGGGGTTCTTTCCTGTGGATCATGTTACTCTACAATATCTCAAATTGACAGGAAGAAGTGATGAGACG GTTGCCATGATTGAAGCATACCTTCGGGCAAATAACATGTTTGTTGACTATAGTGAG CCTCAGCAAGAGCGCGTCTACTCGTCTTATCTGGAATTAAATCTTGATAGTGTTGAACCTTGCATTTCCGGACCTAAGAG GCCGCATGATCGTGTTCCTCTAAAAGAAATGAAAGCTGACTGGCACTATTGTTTAGACAGTAAAGTTGGATTCAAG GGTTTCGCTATACCTAAGGAGGCGCAGGAGAAGGTAGCAAAGTTTTCTTTCAATGGACAACCTGCAGAGCTTAAACATGGCAGTGTGGTTATTGCTGCAATCACAAGTTGCACTAATACATCAAACCCCAGTGTCATGCTTGGTGCTGCTCTTGTTGCAAAAAAGGCCTGTGAACTTGGCCTTCAG GTTAAGCCTTGGACAAAAACAAGTCTTGCACCAGGTTCAGGAGTTGTTACAAAATACTTACTAAAGAG CGGCCTGCAAAAATTTCTGAACCAGCAAGGTTTCAATATTGTCGGTTATGGCTGCACTACATGCATTGGGAACTCTGGAGAAATTGATGAATCAGTGGGAGCTGCCATTACAGAAAATG ACATTGTGGCAGCGGCTGTACTCTCTGGGAACAGGAACTTTGAGGGCCGTGTTCATCCATTAACAAGAGCTAACTACCTTGCGTCTCCACCTTTGGTGGTTGCCTATGCTCTGGCTGGAACG GTTAATATTGACTTTGAGACAGAGCCCATTGGCAAGGACAAGAACGGTAAGGATGTCTTCCTCAGGGATATCTGGCCCACCACAGAGGAAATTGCTCAG GTTGTTCAGTCCAGTGTGTTACCGGACATGTTCCGAGCTACTTACGAGTCCATCACCAAGGGAAACCCGATGTGGAATCAGCTGTCTGTTCCTGAAAATACTCTATACTCATGGGATCCCAAGTCAACTTATGTACACGAGCCTCCATACTTCAAGGACATGACCATGGATCCTCCAGGGCCTAGCAGTGTGAAGGATGCATACTGTTTACTGAACTTAGGCGATAGTATCACCACAGACCACATATCTCCAGCTGGAAGTATCCACAAGGATAGCCCCGCTGCAAAGTTTCTCCTCGAACGGGGGGTTGACCGCAAAGATTTCAACTCATATGGAAGTCGACGTGGCAACGACGAAATTATGGCTAGGGGAACATTTGCTAATATTAGACTTGTTAACAAGCTGTTGAATGGGGAAGTTGGCCCCAAGACGGTTCACATTCCTACTGGAGAGAAGCTCTCTGTCTTCGATGCAGCCATG AAATATAAAGCAGCTGGTGAGGCCACCATTATTCTGGCTGGAGCCGAGTATGGTAGTGGTAGCTCCCGTGATTGGGCTGCCAAGGGACCCATGTTACAG GGCGTTAAAGCAGTGATCTCAAAGAGTTTTGAAAGGATTCACCGGAGTAACTTGGTGGGAATGGGAATCATCCCACTGTGTTTCAAGTCTGGTGAGGATGCAGACAGCCTTGGATTGACAGGTAAGGAGCGTTACACCATCCATCTCCCAACCGATATCTCGGAGATAAGACCAGGGCAAGATGTTACTGTCACTACAGACACTGGAAAATCTTTCACCTGCACAGTCCGCTTTGACACTGAG GTGGAACTGGCGTACTTCAACCACGGAGGCATACTTCCATATGTGATCAGAAACTTGAGCAAGCAATGA
- the LOC104723996 gene encoding aconitate hydratase 2, mitochondrial isoform X1: MYISRAAASSSRSALFSFRSYFPSSSSLRSPPVSSHLLLRRSFLTSLPRLSHCLHSKPFQIRLGSQIRAVSPVLDRLQRTFSSMASEHPFKGIFTTLPKPGGGEFGKFYSLPALNDPRIDKLPYSIRILLESAIRNCDNFQVTKEDVEKIIDWENTAPKQVEIPFKPARVLLQDFTGVPAVVDLACMRDAMNKLGSDSNKINPLVPVDLVIDHSVQVDVARSENAVQANMELEFQRNKERFAFLKWGSTAFQNMLVVPPGSGIVHQVNLEYLGRVVFNTQGLLYPDSVVGTDSHTTMIDGLGVAGWGVGGIEAEATMLGQPMSMVLPGVVGFNLSGKLRNGVTATDLVLTVTQILRKHGVVGKFVEFYGDGMSELSLADRATIANMSPEYGATMGFFPVDHVTLQYLKLTGRSDETVAMIEAYLRANNMFVDYSEPQQERVYSSYLELNLDSVEPCISGPKRPHDRVPLKEMKADWHYCLDSKVGFKGFAIPKEAQEKVAKFSFNGQPAELKHGSVVIAAITSCTNTSNPSVMLGAALVAKKACELGLQVKPWTKTSLAPGSGVVTKYLLKSGLQKFLNQQGFNIVGYGCTTCIGNSGEIDESVGAAITENDIVAAAVLSGNRNFEGRVHPLTRANYLASPPLVVAYALAGTVNIDFETEPIGKDKNGKDVFLRDIWPTTEEIAQVVQSSVLPDMFRATYESITKGNPMWNQLSVPENTLYSWDPKSTYVHEPPYFKDMTMDPPGPSSVKDAYCLLNLGDSITTDHISPAGSIHKDSPAAKFLLERGVDRKDFNSYGSRRGNDEIMARGTFANIRLVNKLLNGEVGPKTVHIPTGEKLSVFDAAMKYKAAGEATIILAGAEYGSGSSRDWAAKGPMLQGVKAVISKSFERIHRSNLVGMGIIPLCFKSGEDADSLGLTGKERYTIHLPTDISEIRPGQDVTVTTDTGKSFTCTVRFDTEVELAYFNHGGILPYVIRNLSKQ; the protein is encoded by the exons ATGTATATATCCAgagctgctgcttcttcttctcgctcTGCTCTCTTCTCCTTTCGATCTTACttcccttcttcatcttccttgaGATCTCCCCCTGtgtcttctcatcttcttcttcgccgctCTTTTCTAACCTCTTTGCCTCGTTTGAGTCACTGTCTCCACTCGAAGCCCTTTCAAATTCGACTCGGTTCTCAGATCAGAGCCGTTTCTCCTGTTTTAGACCGTCTCCAGAGAACCTTCTCTTCCATGG CTTCAGAGCATCCGTTCAAAGGGATCTTCACCACTCTTCCTAAGCCTGGTGGTGGCGAATTCGGAAAGTTCTACAGCTTGCCTGCTCTCAATGATCCACGTATTG ATAAGCTTCCTTACTCCATCAGGATTCTTCTTGAATCTGCGATTCGTAACTGTGACAACTTCCAAGTCACTAAGGAAGATGTTGAGAAGATCATTGACTGGGAGAACACTGCTCCTAAACAAGTCGAGATTCCTTTCAAACCCGCCCGTGTTCTTCTGCAG GACTTCACCGGAGTCCCAGCTGTTGTTGACCTTGCTTGTATGCGTGATGCTATGAATAAACTGGGAAGTGATTCCAACAAGATCAATCCGTTG GTTCCAGTGGATCTTGTGATTGACCACTCAGTTCAAGTTGATGTTGCTAGATCTGAGAATGCAGTTCAAGCCAACATGGAGCTTGAATTCCAGAGGAACAAGGAGAGATTCGCTTTCCTTAAGTGGGGTTCTACTGCTTTTCAAAACATGCTTGTTGTGCCCCCTGGTTCTGGTATTGTGCATCAG GTTAACTTGGAATATCTGGGAAGAGTTGTGTTCAATACCCAAGGTCTTCTCTACCCAGACAGTGTGGTTGGAACAGACTCGCATACAACTATGATTGATGGGTTGGGAGTTGCTGGATGGGGAGTTGGAGGCATCGAAGCTGAGGCGACAATGCTTGGCCAG CCCATGAGTATGGTATTGCCTGGTGTTGTCGGATTCAATCTTTCCGGAAAATTACGAAATGGTGTTACTGCTACTGATTTAGTTTTAACTGTGACCCAAATACTGAGGAAACATGGTGTTGTTGGCAAGTTTGTAGAGTTTTATG GTGATGGTATGAGTGAACTGTCCCTGGCTGACAGGGCCACAATTGCCAATATGTCTCCTGAGTATGGTGCAACCATGGGGTTCTTTCCTGTGGATCATGTTACTCTACAATATCTCAAATTGACAGGAAGAAGTGATGAGACG GTTGCCATGATTGAAGCATACCTTCGGGCAAATAACATGTTTGTTGACTATAGTGAG CCTCAGCAAGAGCGCGTCTACTCGTCTTATCTGGAATTAAATCTTGATAGTGTTGAACCTTGCATTTCCGGACCTAAGAG GCCGCATGATCGTGTTCCTCTAAAAGAAATGAAAGCTGACTGGCACTATTGTTTAGACAGTAAAGTTGGATTCAAG GGTTTCGCTATACCTAAGGAGGCGCAGGAGAAGGTAGCAAAGTTTTCTTTCAATGGACAACCTGCAGAGCTTAAACATGGCAGTGTGGTTATTGCTGCAATCACAAGTTGCACTAATACATCAAACCCCAGTGTCATGCTTGGTGCTGCTCTTGTTGCAAAAAAGGCCTGTGAACTTGGCCTTCAG GTTAAGCCTTGGACAAAAACAAGTCTTGCACCAGGTTCAGGAGTTGTTACAAAATACTTACTAAAGAG CGGCCTGCAAAAATTTCTGAACCAGCAAGGTTTCAATATTGTCGGTTATGGCTGCACTACATGCATTGGGAACTCTGGAGAAATTGATGAATCAGTGGGAGCTGCCATTACAGAAAATG ACATTGTGGCAGCGGCTGTACTCTCTGGGAACAGGAACTTTGAGGGCCGTGTTCATCCATTAACAAGAGCTAACTACCTTGCGTCTCCACCTTTGGTGGTTGCCTATGCTCTGGCTGGAACG GTTAATATTGACTTTGAGACAGAGCCCATTGGCAAGGACAAGAACGGTAAGGATGTCTTCCTCAGGGATATCTGGCCCACCACAGAGGAAATTGCTCAG GTTGTTCAGTCCAGTGTGTTACCGGACATGTTCCGAGCTACTTACGAGTCCATCACCAAGGGAAACCCGATGTGGAATCAGCTGTCTGTTCCTGAAAATACTCTATACTCATGGGATCCCAAGTCAACTTATGTACACGAGCCTCCATACTTCAAGGACATGACCATGGATCCTCCAGGGCCTAGCAGTGTGAAGGATGCATACTGTTTACTGAACTTAGGCGATAGTATCACCACAGACCACATATCTCCAGCTGGAAGTATCCACAAGGATAGCCCCGCTGCAAAGTTTCTCCTCGAACGGGGGGTTGACCGCAAAGATTTCAACTCATATGGAAGTCGACGTGGCAACGACGAAATTATGGCTAGGGGAACATTTGCTAATATTAGACTTGTTAACAAGCTGTTGAATGGGGAAGTTGGCCCCAAGACGGTTCACATTCCTACTGGAGAGAAGCTCTCTGTCTTCGATGCAGCCATG AAATATAAAGCAGCTGGTGAGGCCACCATTATTCTGGCTGGAGCCGAGTATGGTAGTGGTAGCTCCCGTGATTGGGCTGCCAAGGGACCCATGTTACAG GGCGTTAAAGCAGTGATCTCAAAGAGTTTTGAAAGGATTCACCGGAGTAACTTGGTGGGAATGGGAATCATCCCACTGTGTTTCAAGTCTGGTGAGGATGCAGACAGCCTTGGATTGACAGGTAAGGAGCGTTACACCATCCATCTCCCAACCGATATCTCGGAGATAAGACCAGGGCAAGATGTTACTGTCACTACAGACACTGGAAAATCTTTCACCTGCACAGTCCGCTTTGACACTGAG GTGGAACTGGCGTACTTCAACCACGGAGGCATACTTCCATATGTGATCAGAAACTTGAGCAAGCAATGA